Part of the Crossiella cryophila genome, GCCTCTGCTCCTCGCTCCCGGCCTAGTCCCCGCCTGCCCTCCCTCCCTTCCCTGGGCCTTTCCGCCCCGCCCGAGTCGTCCAAACGTCGCGACCAGTCGTGATCAAGTCACCTGAACCGATTTCGAGAATTCTTAACCAAGTGCCGCCGCAGTTTGTATATGGTTTGTAGGCGGGTTGTACAAGCCGCTGCTGTCCTGTCACCTCCTCATCCCTGCGGAGGTCACATGCCCAGCAAGCGTCTTGTCGCGGTGCTCGCCGGAGTCGTCGTCGCCCCCGTGCTGACCGTCGTGGTCGGCACGGGTTCGGCGAGCGCCGCACCCGCGTTCCAACTGCCGTTCCCCTGCGGACAGGTCTGGTCCGGACAGACCCGCACCAACCACAACCCGCAACTGTCCATCGACTTCAACCGCGCCAACGACGAGGGGGACATCGTGGACGCCTCGGCCGCCGGCACGGTGACCGTCGTCGGCAACCTCGGCTCCACCAGCTACGGCCGGTGGATCGAGATCGACCACGGCGCGGGCTGGCGCACCCGGTACGCCCACCTGTCGGCGCAACGGGTCAGCGTCGGCCAGCGGGTCACCCGCGGTCAGCAGATCGGCAACGTCGGCAACACCGGTGGCTCCACCGGCGCACACCTGCACTTCGAGCAGCGCCTCAACGGCGCCGCCGTCCGCATCGCCTTCAACGGCGCGGCCGCCCTGTATTACGGCACCCGGAACTACACCAGTCAGAACTGCTGACCCCTGACGTGGCGCGTCAGATCGCCCCCCCCAGTGACGCGCCACCCACGGACCTCCCGGTCT contains:
- a CDS encoding M23 family metallopeptidase, yielding MPSKRLVAVLAGVVVAPVLTVVVGTGSASAAPAFQLPFPCGQVWSGQTRTNHNPQLSIDFNRANDEGDIVDASAAGTVTVVGNLGSTSYGRWIEIDHGAGWRTRYAHLSAQRVSVGQRVTRGQQIGNVGNTGGSTGAHLHFEQRLNGAAVRIAFNGAAALYYGTRNYTSQNC